Proteins encoded by one window of Candidatus Pelagibacter giovannonii:
- a CDS encoding acetyl-CoA carboxylase carboxyltransferase subunit alpha, whose product MKNYLNFETDVKNLELEIDKLKDPYNQDGLSEVDTKKISESQKEIDNKLQEIYSNLDPWQTTLVARHEDRPKAKFFIDNLFEDFIPLSGDRFYGEDKSVLAGFAKFNDKSVLVIGQEKGDSLESRIERNFGMMRPEGYRKTIRLMKLANKFNIPIISFIDTPGAYPGVGAEERGQAEAIAKSIECCMSLNVPTLAIVIGEGGSGGAIALASSNKVIMLENAIYSVISPEGCATILWRDPKRTLEAAKAMKLSSKDLLELKVIDEIIPEPIGGAHRDRDLILDNVRRSIEKNLSEFFNMSGEEIFNHRKNKFLTIGRSKGFVNQLDDSSTLSMKENKVNIFIKNFFRSKLNLITVIGLIVLLGYLVFSL is encoded by the coding sequence ATGAAAAATTATTTAAATTTTGAAACAGATGTTAAAAATTTAGAGTTAGAAATAGACAAACTTAAAGACCCTTATAATCAAGATGGTCTTTCGGAAGTGGATACAAAAAAAATTTCTGAGTCTCAAAAAGAGATAGATAATAAGCTACAAGAGATTTACTCTAACTTAGACCCTTGGCAAACTACCTTAGTTGCAAGACATGAAGATAGACCTAAAGCAAAATTTTTTATCGATAATTTATTTGAAGATTTTATCCCATTGTCAGGTGACAGATTTTATGGAGAAGATAAATCAGTATTAGCAGGATTTGCAAAATTTAATGATAAATCTGTCTTAGTTATTGGTCAAGAAAAAGGGGATAGCCTTGAAAGTAGAATTGAAAGAAATTTTGGAATGATGAGGCCCGAGGGTTACAGAAAAACAATTAGATTAATGAAATTAGCAAATAAATTTAACATTCCGATAATTTCTTTTATAGACACACCCGGAGCCTACCCTGGTGTAGGCGCAGAAGAGAGAGGTCAAGCAGAGGCAATTGCTAAATCAATTGAGTGCTGCATGTCGTTAAATGTTCCAACTCTCGCAATTGTTATTGGAGAAGGTGGATCAGGAGGTGCAATAGCACTTGCTTCGTCTAACAAAGTAATCATGTTAGAAAATGCAATTTACTCAGTGATATCCCCAGAAGGCTGTGCCACAATTTTATGGAGAGACCCCAAAAGAACTTTAGAGGCAGCAAAGGCAATGAAATTATCTTCAAAAGACCTCTTAGAACTAAAAGTAATTGATGAAATTATTCCAGAACCAATTGGTGGCGCTCATAGAGATAGAGACTTAATACTAGATAACGTAAGAAGATCAATTGAAAAAAATCTGAGTGAATTTTTTAATATGAGTGGAGAAGAAATTTTTAATCACAGAAAAAATAAATTCTTGACTATTGGAAGATCTAAAGGATTCGTTAATCAATTAGATGATTCAAGCACACTTAGCATGAAAGAAAACAAGGTTAATATATTTATTAAAAATTTCTTTCGATCTAAGTTAAATTTAATAACTGTAATTGGATTAATAGTTTTATTGGGCTATTTAGTATTTTCATTATAA
- a CDS encoding malate synthase G, giving the protein MGAMKEQYTKIHNLLVSNKLLNFINEELLKDTNISSKKFWEGFDNVVHELAPKNKELLKIREDLQKKIDDWHIANKGNEINLEEYKKFLKEIDYLKEVGPDFKIKTNNVDEEITNIAGPQLVVPIMNDRYALNAANARWMSLYDSLYGTDVIEQSEDSASQRYDPLRGEMVIKYGRNFLERYFPLENIIIGWANITGFKIENGSLIICKDSQETKLKNKSKFIGHRGEAKNPSAIILKNNNLHIEIIIDPKAFSATQDPAKISDIIVEAAVSTICDNEDSVAAVDADDKVVCYRNWLGLMKGDLKSTFEKNGKTYERRLNPDRSYISKDGKGLKLHGRSLLLIRNVGHLMTNSAILLKDGSEIPEGIMDAFITSAACLHDIKKKGNSRSGSIYIVKPKMHGPDETSFTDLIFTKVEEILGLEKYTCKIGIMDEERRTSSNLKECIRTLENRVFFINTGFLDRTGDEMHTSMEAGPMIKKGDMKSSKWIGAYENNNVDIGLQCGFSGKAQIGKGMWAMPDKMTEMMDQKTGHLKAGANCAWVPSPTAAALHALHYHEINIFEKQKEIQKRESAKLDDLLTIPVADRPNWSMEEINSEISNSAQTLLGYVVRWIDHGVGCSKVPDINNVGLMEDRATLRISSQHIANWIHHDICTKSQVMEVMKKMAKIVDDQNKNDGAYTRSGRGSYEIMSENFENSVAFKTACDLIFKGKEQPSGYTEPLLHLNRLLKKSSQN; this is encoded by the coding sequence ATGGGTGCTATGAAAGAACAATATACAAAAATACACAATCTATTAGTTTCTAATAAATTACTTAACTTCATTAATGAAGAATTACTTAAAGACACAAATATTTCTTCAAAAAAATTCTGGGAAGGCTTCGACAATGTAGTTCATGAGCTAGCCCCAAAAAATAAAGAATTATTAAAAATAAGAGAAGATTTACAAAAAAAAATAGATGATTGGCATATTGCAAATAAGGGTAATGAAATCAATCTAGAAGAATATAAAAAATTTTTAAAAGAAATTGATTACTTAAAAGAAGTAGGCCCTGATTTTAAGATCAAAACAAATAATGTTGATGAAGAAATAACTAATATTGCTGGACCACAATTAGTTGTCCCCATTATGAATGATAGGTATGCACTTAATGCTGCTAATGCAAGATGGATGAGTTTATATGATAGTTTATATGGTACTGATGTAATAGAGCAATCTGAGGATAGTGCATCACAAAGATATGACCCCCTAAGAGGAGAAATGGTTATTAAATATGGAAGAAATTTTTTAGAAAGATACTTTCCACTAGAAAATATAATTATCGGATGGGCAAATATAACTGGATTTAAAATAGAAAATGGTTCACTTATCATTTGTAAAGACAGCCAAGAGACAAAATTAAAAAATAAAAGTAAATTTATAGGCCACAGAGGTGAAGCTAAAAATCCTTCTGCAATAATTCTAAAAAATAACAATCTTCATATAGAAATAATTATAGATCCAAAGGCATTTAGCGCAACACAGGATCCTGCTAAAATTAGTGATATAATTGTTGAAGCAGCAGTTTCAACTATTTGTGATAATGAAGATAGTGTTGCTGCAGTTGATGCAGATGACAAGGTTGTTTGTTATCGTAATTGGCTTGGACTTATGAAAGGTGATTTAAAATCAACTTTTGAAAAAAATGGAAAGACTTATGAACGTAGATTAAATCCTGATAGAAGTTATATTTCTAAAGATGGAAAAGGATTAAAATTACATGGAAGAAGCTTATTATTAATAAGAAATGTTGGACATCTTATGACCAATTCTGCAATTCTTTTAAAAGATGGTTCTGAAATACCAGAAGGTATTATGGATGCTTTTATAACTTCAGCGGCTTGCCTTCATGATATTAAAAAGAAGGGTAATTCTAGAAGTGGTTCTATTTATATTGTTAAACCAAAAATGCATGGTCCTGATGAAACTTCGTTTACAGATTTAATTTTTACTAAAGTTGAAGAAATTTTAGGATTGGAAAAATATACATGCAAAATTGGTATTATGGATGAAGAGAGAAGAACCTCTTCAAACTTAAAAGAGTGTATTAGAACTCTAGAAAATAGAGTATTTTTTATTAATACTGGTTTTTTAGATCGTACCGGTGATGAAATGCACACTTCAATGGAGGCTGGTCCCATGATTAAAAAAGGAGATATGAAATCTTCTAAATGGATTGGTGCTTATGAAAATAATAATGTTGATATTGGTCTTCAATGTGGTTTTTCAGGCAAAGCTCAAATTGGTAAAGGAATGTGGGCTATGCCTGATAAAATGACAGAAATGATGGATCAAAAAACTGGTCATTTAAAAGCTGGTGCAAATTGTGCTTGGGTTCCCTCACCTACTGCGGCAGCTCTTCATGCCCTTCATTATCATGAAATAAATATCTTTGAAAAACAAAAAGAAATTCAAAAAAGAGAATCTGCAAAACTGGATGACTTGTTAACAATTCCTGTGGCAGATAGACCAAACTGGTCAATGGAAGAAATTAACTCTGAAATTTCCAATTCTGCACAAACTCTTTTAGGGTATGTCGTAAGATGGATAGATCATGGAGTTGGCTGTTCAAAAGTACCTGATATTAATAATGTTGGTTTGATGGAGGATAGAGCCACTTTAAGAATTTCTTCTCAACATATAGCTAATTGGATACATCACGATATTTGTACAAAATCACAAGTTATGGAAGTGATGAAAAAAATGGCAAAGATTGTTGATGATCAAAATAAGAATGATGGTGCTTATACTCGCTCTGGAAGAGGCAGTTATGAAATAATGTCTGAAAATTTTGAAAACTCAGTAGCTTTTAAAACAGCCTGTGATTTAATCTTTAAGGGAAAAGAACAACCTTCTGGTTATACAGAACCATTATTACACCTAAATAGATTGCTAAAAAAATCTAGTCAGAACTAG